One segment of Triticum aestivum cultivar Chinese Spring chromosome 2A, IWGSC CS RefSeq v2.1, whole genome shotgun sequence DNA contains the following:
- the LOC123187936 gene encoding E3 ubiquitin-protein ligase EL5 has protein sequence MAVTATTAAAAATMLAAVMAIFLSFVLCFYIFLCAKRSRGGAPPPPGSGVMAHLRFLFCGGDGRAGAGDGVAPWFYDGGLDDASMASLPRREVAKGEAMDCAVCITELAAGETARVLPRCGHGFHVDCVDMWLKSHSTCPLCRCPAVDAPPLPPAPVQAPEADQESPNFPTNVLFFGSQDDVSTGRAQPQQAPATTTPQSAPTPSQAQAPAAGACGLRRLLGCGGASPPPAPQEEDAARDIEMGLAGVGESSASSRQTKPPQQPAGSC, from the coding sequence atggcggtgacggcgacgacggccgcggccgcggccacCATGCTGGCGGCGGTGATGGCCATCTTCCTCTCCTTCGTGCTCTGCTTCTACATATTCCTCTGCGCCAAGAGGTCCCGGGgaggggcgccgccgccgccggggagcGGCGTCATGGCGCACCTGCGCTTCCTGTTCTGCGGCGGGGACGGGAGGGCCGGGGCGGGGGACGGCGTCGCCCCCTGGTTCTACGACGGGGGCCTCGACGACGCGTCCATGGCGTCGCTGCCCCGCCGGGAGGTGGCCAAGGGCGAGGCCATGGACTGCGCGGTCTGCAtcacggagctcgccgccggggAGACGGCGCGCGTGCTGCCCCGCTGCGGCCACGGCTTCCACGTCGACTGCGTCGACATGTGGCTCAAGTCGCACTCCACCTGCCCGCTCTGCCGCTGCCCCGCCGTCgacgcgccgccgctgccgcccgcgcccGTCCAGGCGCCCGAGGCCGACCAGGAGTCGCCCAACTTCCCCACCAACGTGCTCTTCTTCGGCTCCCAGGACGACGTCAGCACCGGCCGCGCGCAGCCGCAGCAGGCTCCCGCCACAACGACACCTCAATCAGCGCCTACTCCGTCGCAAGCGCAAGCGCCGGCCGCCGGGGCGTGCGGGCTGCGGCGGCTACTCGGGTGTGGCGGCGCGTCGCCGCCCCCAGCGCCTCAGGAAGAAGACGCTGCCAGAGACATAGAGATGGGGCTCGCCGGCGTTGGCGAGAGCAGCGCGTCGTCGCGGCAGACGAAGCCGCCGCAGCAGCCGGCGGGCTCATGCTGA